One Pseudomonas sp. FP1742 genomic window carries:
- the lpdA gene encoding dihydrolipoyl dehydrogenase translates to MQQTLNTTLLIIGGGPGGYVTAIRAGQLGISTILVEGQSLGGTCLNIGCIPSKALIHVAEQFHQTQHHSQYSALGINVSAPTLDIGKSVEWKDGIVDRLTTGVSALLKKHKVQVIHGWAKVIDGKTVEVGDTRIQCEHLVLATGSTSVNLPMLPIGGPIISSTEALTPKSVPKRLVVVGGGYIGLELGIAYRKLGAEVSVVEAQDRILPAYDAELTHPVHEALKQLDVKLYLKHSVEGFDSQRNSLQVRDPNGDILNLATDQVLVAVGRKPNTQGWNLETLNLDMNGSAIKIDNRCQTSMRNVYAIGDLSGEPMLAHRAMAQGEMVAELISGKHREFNPTAIAAVCFTDPELVVVGKTPDEAKAAGLDCIVSSFPFAANGRAMTLESKSGFVRVVARRDNHLIVGWQAVGVGVSELSTAFGQSLEMGARLEDIAGTIHAHPTLGEAVQEAALRALGHALHL, encoded by the coding sequence ATGCAACAGACTCTAAATACTACGCTGCTGATCATCGGTGGCGGCCCTGGCGGTTACGTGACGGCGATCCGTGCCGGTCAGTTGGGCATTTCGACCATTCTGGTGGAAGGCCAATCGCTGGGCGGCACCTGCCTGAACATCGGCTGCATTCCGTCCAAGGCGTTGATCCACGTCGCCGAACAGTTCCACCAGACACAGCACCACAGCCAGTACTCGGCGTTGGGCATCAACGTATCGGCGCCGACCCTGGACATCGGCAAAAGCGTCGAGTGGAAGGACGGCATCGTTGATCGCCTGACCACTGGCGTCTCGGCGCTATTAAAGAAACACAAGGTCCAGGTCATTCACGGCTGGGCGAAAGTGATCGACGGTAAAACCGTTGAAGTCGGCGACACGCGGATTCAGTGCGAACACCTGGTGCTGGCCACCGGTTCGACAAGCGTCAACCTGCCAATGCTGCCGATTGGCGGGCCGATCATCTCCTCCACTGAAGCCCTGACGCCGAAAAGCGTGCCGAAACGGCTGGTTGTGGTCGGTGGCGGTTACATCGGTCTGGAGCTGGGGATTGCTTATCGCAAGCTCGGCGCCGAGGTCAGCGTGGTCGAGGCGCAGGACCGCATCCTGCCGGCCTACGATGCCGAACTGACCCATCCGGTGCACGAAGCGCTCAAACAACTCGATGTGAAGCTTTACTTGAAACACAGCGTTGAAGGCTTTGATTCACAAAGAAATTCTCTACAAGTTCGTGACCCAAACGGCGACATCCTGAATCTTGCAACCGATCAGGTGCTGGTGGCCGTCGGTCGCAAACCCAACACCCAGGGCTGGAACCTCGAAACCTTGAACCTGGACATGAACGGTTCGGCAATCAAGATCGACAACCGTTGCCAGACCAGCATGCGCAACGTCTACGCCATCGGCGACCTGAGCGGCGAACCGATGCTCGCCCACCGGGCCATGGCCCAGGGCGAGATGGTTGCCGAACTGATCAGCGGCAAACACCGCGAATTCAACCCGACCGCCATTGCCGCCGTGTGCTTCACCGACCCGGAACTGGTAGTAGTCGGCAAGACCCCGGACGAGGCCAAGGCTGCGGGGCTGGACTGCATCGTGTCCAGCTTCCCGTTCGCCGCCAATGGCCGGGCCATGACACTGGAGTCCAAAAGCGGCTTCGTGCGGGTCGTGGCACGCCGGGACAATCATCTGATTGTCGGCTGGCAGGCGGTGGGCGTGGGTGTTTCGGAATTATCGACCGCGTTCGGTCAAAGCCTGGAAATGGGCGCGCGGCTGGAAGACATCGCCGGCACCATCCACGCGCATCCGACGCTCGGCGAGGCAGTGCAGGAAGCAGCGTTGCGTGCTTTGGGGCATGCCCTGCACCTTTAA
- a CDS encoding cytochrome P450 — MDPIIAATHADPYPYYAQLRAEGGLVFHQGLKLWVASSARAVAAVLAHPDCHVRPAHEPVPRAIAQGMAGKVFGQLMRMNEGERQRCPRAAIEPGLTLIDVNDVNSLVSARLITPGADGLYTAMFRGPVCVVAALLGFSPAQGRAISELTADFVACLSPLSDQAQLDAAHVAAEQLKGYFIELLADPNNRSALLAGIQQRFATSTDPETLIANLIGLFSQTYDATAGLIGNALLALSRNPQIDSTQVNDLIAEVQRFDPPVQNTRRFVAAPCEIDGVNLNPGDVILVLLASANRDPLLNDDPDMFLLERPNRRSFTFGAGRHQCPGQVLALSIARATLVEILAMKPALGRLTWHYRPSLNGHIPLFADLPNA, encoded by the coding sequence ATGGACCCGATCATCGCTGCGACTCACGCCGATCCATACCCCTACTACGCGCAACTGCGTGCCGAGGGTGGATTGGTTTTTCATCAGGGACTGAAACTGTGGGTGGCCAGTAGCGCCCGCGCCGTTGCCGCTGTGCTTGCGCATCCGGACTGTCATGTGCGACCGGCGCATGAGCCGGTGCCCAGGGCGATTGCTCAGGGCATGGCCGGCAAGGTGTTCGGTCAGTTAATGCGGATGAACGAGGGTGAGCGGCAGCGTTGCCCGAGGGCGGCGATTGAGCCGGGGCTGACGCTGATTGATGTGAATGACGTCAATTCACTGGTCAGCGCTCGATTGATTACCCCAGGGGCCGATGGGTTGTACACGGCGATGTTTCGCGGGCCGGTCTGTGTAGTGGCGGCGTTGTTGGGATTCTCTCCGGCGCAGGGCCGGGCCATCAGCGAGCTGACCGCCGACTTCGTCGCCTGCCTGTCGCCCCTCAGCGATCAGGCACAACTGGACGCTGCCCATGTTGCGGCAGAACAGCTGAAGGGATACTTCATCGAGCTTCTGGCTGATCCGAACAATCGAAGCGCCCTGCTCGCCGGTATCCAGCAGCGCTTCGCCACCTCGACCGACCCGGAAACCTTGATCGCCAACCTGATTGGCCTGTTCTCCCAGACCTACGACGCCACCGCCGGGCTGATCGGCAATGCGCTACTGGCGTTGAGCCGAAACCCGCAGATCGACTCGACTCAAGTCAACGACCTGATCGCCGAAGTGCAGCGCTTCGATCCTCCGGTGCAGAACACCCGCCGCTTCGTCGCCGCACCGTGCGAAATCGACGGCGTGAACCTGAACCCCGGCGACGTCATTCTGGTGCTGCTGGCTTCGGCCAATCGTGATCCGCTGCTTAATGACGATCCCGATATGTTCCTGCTCGAGCGCCCAAACCGCCGCAGCTTCACCTTCGGCGCCGGCCGTCATCAATGCCCGGGGCAAGTGCTGGCGTTGAGCATTGCCCGCGCGACGTTGGTTGAGATCTTGGCGATGAAACCTGCTTTGGGCCGGTTGACCTGGCACTACCGCCCTTCCCTTAACGGGCACATTCCTTTGTTTGCTGATCTGCCGAACGCCTGA
- a CDS encoding dihydrolipoamide acetyltransferase family protein: protein MGTHVIKMPDIGEGIAEVELSVWHVKVGDMVVEDQVLADVMTDKAMVDIPSPVHGKVIALGGQPGEVMAVGSELIRIEVEGAGNVKESAEPVVAVKEAPAAPAKVETVVESKPAATPRPAAVCQGPMVAREANERPLASPAVRKHALDLGIQLRLVRGSGPAGRILHEDLEAYLAQGRSNASTATAAYAQRNDEQQIPVIGMRRKIAQRMQDATQRAAHFSYVEEIDVTAVEELRAHLNEKHGATRGKLTLLPFLVRALVVALRDFPQINARYDDEAQVITRLGAVHVGVATQADIGLMVPVVRHAEARSLWDNAAEISRLATAARTGKASRDELSGSTITLTSLGALGGIVSTPVLNLPEVAIVGVNKIVERPMVVKGQIVIRKMMNLSSSFDHRVVDGMDAALFIQAIRGLLEQPATLFVE from the coding sequence ATGGGCACGCACGTTATTAAAATGCCGGACATTGGCGAAGGCATTGCAGAAGTTGAACTGTCGGTGTGGCACGTCAAGGTCGGAGACATGGTCGTCGAAGATCAGGTGCTGGCCGATGTCATGACCGACAAGGCGATGGTCGATATTCCATCCCCGGTGCATGGCAAGGTCATCGCCCTCGGCGGCCAGCCCGGCGAAGTCATGGCGGTCGGCAGCGAGTTGATCCGCATCGAAGTCGAAGGCGCGGGCAACGTTAAAGAGTCGGCTGAGCCGGTGGTTGCCGTGAAAGAAGCGCCGGCGGCGCCAGCAAAAGTTGAAACCGTCGTTGAAAGCAAACCGGCTGCGACTCCGCGTCCGGCCGCCGTTTGCCAAGGCCCGATGGTCGCCCGCGAAGCCAATGAACGTCCCCTGGCCTCCCCGGCCGTGCGCAAGCATGCGCTGGACCTTGGCATTCAACTGCGCCTGGTGCGTGGCAGCGGCCCTGCCGGGCGGATTCTGCACGAAGACCTTGAAGCTTATCTGGCTCAGGGTCGGTCGAACGCATCGACAGCCACCGCCGCTTACGCCCAGCGCAACGACGAACAGCAAATCCCGGTGATCGGCATGCGCCGCAAGATCGCCCAGCGCATGCAGGACGCCACCCAGCGTGCCGCCCACTTCAGTTACGTCGAAGAAATCGACGTCACCGCCGTCGAAGAACTGCGCGCACACCTGAACGAAAAACACGGCGCGACTCGCGGTAAGCTGACGTTGCTGCCGTTCCTGGTCCGCGCACTGGTCGTGGCCCTGCGCGACTTCCCGCAGATCAACGCCCGTTACGACGACGAAGCCCAGGTCATCACCCGCCTCGGCGCGGTGCATGTGGGCGTCGCCACGCAAGCCGACATCGGTTTGATGGTGCCGGTAGTGCGTCACGCCGAAGCCCGCAGCCTGTGGGACAACGCCGCGGAAATCTCCCGTTTGGCCACGGCTGCACGCACTGGCAAGGCCAGCCGCGATGAGCTGTCCGGCTCGACCATCACCCTGACCAGCCTCGGCGCCCTGGGCGGCATCGTCAGCACGCCGGTGCTGAACCTGCCGGAAGTGGCGATCGTCGGCGTGAACAAAATCGTCGAGCGGCCAATGGTGGTCAAAGGCCAGATCGTGATCCGCAAGATGATGAACCTCTCCAGTTCCTTCGATCACCGCGTGGTCGATGGGATGGACGCGGCGCTCTTCATCCAGGCCATTCGTGGCTTGCTCGAACAACCCGCAACGCTGTTTGTGGAGTAA
- a CDS encoding sensor domain-containing diguanylate cyclase — protein MSQLWIDITIGSLTFALIIALIWRDRSLQKQLAECRALIDSLTEGQSIHQEGDAERFKRSQYFARIGTWDWEVDTDKLYWSDAIYGMFGFKIGEVTPSYALFCSCVHPDDRAKVRAGELRCLETGENHDEEYRVVWPDGSIRWLRETGNVVKNEHDATIKMMGVVRDITEEKASASYLQHLAHYDPLTGLPNRLVLEERLSDALEQARLSATRVALVFVDLNGFKAINDHYGHAAGDRVLITTATRLKKILRSTDTVARIGGDEFVVILQGLPQGNSLQDEARSICQKIFIELAPPVTIGNDQRHIGTSLGVAVFPDHAPSMDRLIHIADLAMYEAKRSGNNQYRLGDQTVSRV, from the coding sequence ATGAGTCAGCTCTGGATCGATATCACCATCGGCTCACTGACCTTTGCGCTGATCATCGCGCTGATCTGGCGCGATCGTTCGTTGCAAAAGCAGTTGGCCGAGTGCCGTGCGCTGATCGACAGCCTCACCGAGGGACAAAGCATCCACCAGGAAGGCGACGCCGAGCGCTTCAAACGCAGCCAATACTTCGCCCGCATCGGCACCTGGGACTGGGAAGTCGATACCGACAAGCTCTATTGGTCGGATGCAATCTACGGGATGTTCGGGTTCAAGATCGGCGAGGTGACGCCCTCCTACGCCCTGTTCTGTTCCTGTGTGCACCCGGACGACCGGGCCAAGGTCCGCGCCGGTGAATTGCGTTGCCTGGAAACCGGCGAAAACCACGACGAGGAATACCGCGTGGTCTGGCCGGATGGCAGCATCCGCTGGCTGCGGGAGACCGGCAATGTGGTCAAGAATGAGCATGACGCAACGATCAAGATGATGGGCGTGGTCCGCGACATCACCGAAGAAAAAGCCTCCGCCAGTTATCTGCAACACCTGGCCCATTACGACCCGCTGACCGGCCTGCCCAATCGCCTGGTACTCGAAGAACGCTTGTCCGACGCCCTGGAGCAGGCCCGCCTCAGCGCCACGCGGGTGGCACTGGTATTTGTCGACCTCAATGGTTTCAAGGCGATCAACGACCACTATGGCCATGCCGCCGGCGACCGCGTGCTGATCACCACCGCGACACGCCTGAAGAAAATCCTGCGCTCAACCGACACCGTCGCCCGGATTGGCGGTGACGAGTTCGTGGTCATCCTCCAAGGCCTTCCCCAAGGCAACAGCCTGCAAGACGAAGCCCGCAGCATCTGCCAGAAAATCTTCATCGAACTCGCACCGCCGGTGACCATCGGCAACGACCAGCGCCACATCGGCACCAGTCTGGGCGTGGCGGTGTTCCCGGACCATGCGCCGAGCATGGACCGCTTGATTCACATTGCCGACCTGGCGATGTATGAGGCCAAGCGCAGCGGAAATAATCAGTATCGGTTGGGTGATCAGACGGTGAGTCGGGTCTGA
- a CDS encoding FKBP-type peptidyl-prolyl cis-trans isomerase, protein MNDELQVIDLEVGDGKAAVKGALITTQYRGWLEDGTEFDSSYSRGKPFQCVIGTGRVIKGWDQGIMGMQVGGKRKLLVPAHLAYGERSMGAITPNSNLIFEIELLEVLTRDD, encoded by the coding sequence ATGAATGATGAGTTGCAGGTAATCGACCTTGAAGTGGGCGACGGCAAAGCCGCCGTCAAAGGCGCGCTGATCACCACCCAATATCGAGGTTGGCTGGAAGACGGCACTGAATTCGATTCTTCCTACAGCCGGGGTAAACCTTTCCAGTGTGTGATTGGCACGGGGCGGGTGATCAAGGGCTGGGACCAGGGAATCATGGGCATGCAGGTTGGCGGTAAACGCAAGCTGCTGGTGCCGGCGCATCTGGCCTACGGCGAGCGGTCGATGGGGGCGATTACGCCGAATTCGAATCTGATTTTCGAGATTGAATTGCTGGAAGTGCTAACGCGGGATGATTGA
- a CDS encoding alpha-ketoacid dehydrogenase subunit beta, with protein sequence MNDHNNNIQLETAMTTTTMTMIQALRSAMDVMLERDDNVVVFGQDVGYFGGVFRCTEGLQNKYGTSRVFDAPISESGIVGVAVGMGAYGLRPVAEIQFADYVYPASDQIISEAARLRYRSAGEFTAPMTLRMPCGGGIYGGQTHSQSIEAMFTQVCGLRTVMPSNPYDAKGLLIASIENDDPVIFLEPKRLYNGPFDGHHERPVTPWSKHPAAQVPDGYYTVPLDVAAITRPGKDVTILTYGTTVYVSQVAAEETGIDAEVIDLRSLWPLDLETIVKSVKKTGRCVVVHEATRTCGFGAELVALVQEHCFHYLEAPIERVTGWDTPYPHAQEWAYFPGPSRVGAALHRVMEV encoded by the coding sequence ATGAACGATCACAACAATAATATTCAGTTGGAAACCGCGATGACCACGACCACCATGACCATGATCCAGGCCCTGCGCTCGGCCATGGATGTGATGCTTGAGCGTGACGATAACGTCGTGGTGTTCGGCCAGGACGTGGGCTACTTCGGCGGCGTATTCCGTTGTACCGAAGGCCTGCAGAACAAGTACGGCACCTCCCGGGTGTTCGATGCACCGATTTCCGAAAGCGGCATCGTCGGTGTCGCCGTGGGCATGGGTGCTTACGGTTTGCGGCCAGTGGCCGAGATCCAGTTCGCCGACTACGTGTACCCGGCGTCGGACCAGATCATTTCCGAAGCCGCCCGCCTGCGTTATCGCTCGGCCGGCGAGTTCACCGCGCCGATGACCCTGCGCATGCCCTGCGGCGGCGGCATCTATGGCGGCCAGACCCACAGCCAGAGCATCGAGGCGATGTTCACCCAGGTCTGCGGTTTGCGCACCGTCATGCCGTCCAATCCTTACGACGCCAAAGGCCTGTTGATCGCCTCCATCGAAAACGATGACCCAGTGATCTTCCTCGAGCCGAAACGCCTGTACAACGGCCCGTTCGACGGTCACCACGAGCGCCCGGTAACCCCATGGTCGAAGCACCCCGCCGCGCAAGTGCCGGACGGTTACTACACCGTGCCGCTGGATGTGGCCGCCATCACCCGCCCGGGCAAGGACGTGACCATCCTGACCTACGGCACCACGGTTTATGTGTCGCAAGTCGCCGCTGAAGAAACCGGCATCGACGCCGAAGTCATCGATTTGCGCAGCCTGTGGCCACTGGACCTGGAAACCATCGTCAAGTCGGTGAAGAAAACCGGACGCTGCGTGGTTGTTCACGAAGCGACCCGCACCTGCGGATTCGGCGCCGAGCTGGTCGCGCTGGTGCAAGAGCATTGCTTCCACTACCTGGAAGCGCCGATCGAGCGCGTCACCGGTTGGGACACTCCCTACCCGCACGCGCAAGAGTGGGCGTATTTCCCTGGTCCGTCCCGTGTGGGCGCGGCTTTGCATCGGGTTATGGAGGTCTGA
- a CDS encoding LysE family translocator, protein MNSYGLFVLFATLTILSPGPGVVLTLSNAVRHGWTGAVPGILGIASGAFVVAAVSATSVGLILSTSANAFTALKYAGAAYLLYLGYKSWRSDRLSPLLETRPSSPGYRFVEAASLQFLNPKAVFFFLAVFPQFIDTSAHFYSQFFKLVASYAILVILVHGSYALLANAAKGWLSSPKGSWLAAKVSGVTFAGFGVLMASASR, encoded by the coding sequence ATGAACAGTTACGGACTCTTTGTACTCTTCGCCACCCTGACTATTTTGAGCCCGGGGCCTGGCGTGGTCCTGACTCTGTCCAACGCGGTACGCCACGGCTGGACGGGGGCGGTGCCGGGCATTCTGGGGATCGCGTCGGGGGCGTTTGTCGTCGCCGCCGTCAGCGCCACCAGTGTCGGCCTGATACTCAGCACCTCGGCGAACGCCTTTACCGCGCTGAAATACGCAGGGGCCGCCTATTTGTTGTACCTGGGCTACAAAAGCTGGCGCTCGGATCGTTTGAGTCCCTTGCTTGAAACGCGCCCCTCAAGCCCCGGCTATCGCTTCGTCGAAGCCGCTTCGCTGCAGTTTTTGAACCCCAAGGCGGTGTTTTTCTTTCTGGCGGTGTTCCCGCAATTCATCGACACCTCGGCGCACTTCTACAGCCAGTTCTTCAAACTGGTCGCCTCCTACGCCATTCTGGTGATCCTGGTGCATGGCAGCTATGCCTTGCTCGCCAATGCCGCCAAAGGCTGGTTGTCGAGCCCCAAGGGTTCCTGGCTGGCGGCGAAAGTCTCAGGGGTGACCTTCGCCGGTTTTGGCGTGCTGATGGCTTCGGCCAGTCGTTAA
- a CDS encoding helix-turn-helix transcriptional regulator produces the protein MNAEQHDVGVSQVAAAIAEPARTKILCSLMDGHARTSTELAAVAEVSASTASAHLAKLKELALVRLHVQGRHRYYSLADKRVAQALEALMVIGQNAAPMFNPRTPDRLQFARTCYDHMAGTLAVLLHDRMIDAGWLLQTDEQAYRLSDSGEALFEGLGIDVKDLGTLRRRFACPCLDWSMRRPHLGGALGAALLQTAIKRQWVTQDLDSRALALTVAGHKELSRRFAVELPVQGTTAPLSSTENRRRAIAGPAA, from the coding sequence ATGAACGCAGAACAACATGACGTCGGCGTTTCTCAAGTGGCCGCAGCGATTGCCGAGCCTGCGCGGACGAAAATCCTCTGCTCGCTGATGGACGGCCACGCCCGCACCAGCACCGAGCTGGCGGCGGTTGCCGAAGTCAGCGCCTCGACCGCCAGCGCACACCTGGCCAAGCTCAAGGAATTGGCGCTGGTGCGTTTGCACGTTCAGGGCCGCCATCGCTATTACAGCCTCGCGGACAAGCGCGTGGCCCAGGCCCTGGAAGCGTTGATGGTGATCGGCCAGAACGCTGCGCCAATGTTCAACCCGCGCACCCCGGACCGCCTGCAATTCGCCCGCACCTGCTACGACCACATGGCCGGTACCCTGGCGGTGTTGCTGCATGACCGGATGATCGACGCGGGGTGGTTGCTGCAAACCGATGAGCAGGCTTATCGATTGAGCGACAGTGGTGAAGCGTTGTTCGAAGGATTGGGTATCGACGTCAAAGACCTTGGCACTTTGCGCCGCCGCTTCGCCTGTCCATGCCTGGACTGGAGCATGCGTCGGCCGCACCTGGGCGGTGCCTTGGGCGCGGCGTTGCTGCAAACGGCGATCAAACGCCAATGGGTGACGCAGGACCTGGACAGTCGGGCGTTGGCGTTGACGGTAGCGGGGCACAAGGAACTCAGTCGTCGGTTCGCCGTTGAACTGCCGGTTCAGGGAACGACAGCGCCACTCTCGTCCACCGAGAACAGGCGCCGAGCGATTGCCGGTCCTGCGGCTTAA
- a CDS encoding LysR substrate-binding domain-containing protein, which produces MNPLPPLNAVRAFAVAARHQSFSLAAEELHVSHSAVSRHIKLLEEYLGVLLFERRIRQSVLTPAGQRFYEQVSAGLAQIANAASALKQHASLPTVKINVRPSFAMLWLTPRLADFVAQYPGIKPQVITQTQAPDQARDGFDIVIRRGRDDWAPTIEARALFEDELLLVAAPSLIERLPLEDLTSLSRHTLLTAKARREDWHNWAMHFGQSQSAAQVTRQFDHMHLVLQAAVEGQGLALCPTSLLGNHLLSGHLICPLPELRMPLPRYYYGVAPDVTAHTRIFVEWLFARIAQDELSWQTPRAVTATP; this is translated from the coding sequence ATGAATCCACTACCGCCGCTTAATGCTGTTCGCGCCTTCGCCGTTGCTGCTCGTCATCAGAGCTTCAGCCTGGCGGCCGAAGAGCTGCATGTCAGTCACAGTGCCGTCAGCCGGCATATCAAATTGCTCGAGGAATACCTGGGGGTTCTGCTGTTCGAGCGGCGTATCCGTCAATCGGTGCTGACGCCGGCCGGTCAGCGCTTCTATGAACAGGTCAGCGCCGGGCTGGCGCAGATCGCCAACGCCGCCAGTGCGCTCAAGCAGCATGCCTCGCTGCCTACGGTGAAGATCAATGTGCGTCCGTCCTTCGCCATGCTTTGGCTGACGCCCAGGCTGGCGGATTTCGTTGCGCAGTACCCCGGCATCAAGCCGCAGGTGATCACCCAGACCCAGGCACCCGATCAGGCACGCGACGGGTTCGATATCGTCATTCGCCGTGGTCGTGACGATTGGGCACCGACGATTGAGGCGCGAGCGCTGTTCGAAGATGAACTGTTGCTGGTCGCGGCGCCATCGCTGATCGAGCGCCTGCCGCTTGAAGACCTCACGTCCCTGAGCCGCCACACGCTACTGACCGCCAAGGCCCGCCGCGAAGACTGGCACAATTGGGCCATGCACTTTGGCCAAAGTCAGTCAGCCGCTCAGGTAACCCGGCAGTTTGATCACATGCACCTGGTGCTTCAGGCCGCCGTGGAGGGACAGGGCCTTGCCTTGTGCCCGACCTCTTTGCTGGGCAACCATCTGTTGAGTGGACACCTGATCTGCCCGTTGCCCGAGTTGCGCATGCCGTTGCCGCGTTATTACTACGGTGTTGCGCCGGACGTGACGGCGCACACGCGGATCTTTGTGGAGTGGTTGTTTGCCCGGATTGCTCAGGATGAGCTGAGTTGGCAGACACCTCGTGCCGTGACCGCTACGCCCTGA
- a CDS encoding branched-chain amino acid aminotransferase, protein MGNESINWDKLGFDYIKTDKRYLSHWRNGEWDKGTLTEDNVLHISEGSTALHYGQQCFEGLKAYRCKDGSINLFRPDQNAARMQRSCARLLMPQVSTEQFIEACKDVVRANERFIPPYGTGGALYLRPFVIGVGDNIGVRTAPEFIFSIFCIPVGAYFKGGLTPHNFLISSYDRAAPQGTGAAKVGGNYAASLMPGSQAKKAHFADAIYLDPMTHTKIEEVGSANFFGITHDNKFVTPNSPSVLPGITRLSLIELAKTRLGLEVVEGDVFIDKLSDFKEAGACGTAAVITPIGGISYKDKLHVFHSETEVGPVTQKLYKELTGVQTGDIEAPAGWIVKV, encoded by the coding sequence ATGGGTAACGAAAGCATCAATTGGGACAAGCTGGGTTTTGACTACATCAAGACAGACAAGCGCTATCTGTCGCACTGGCGTAATGGCGAGTGGGACAAAGGCACCCTGACCGAAGATAACGTGCTGCACATCAGCGAAGGCTCCACTGCCCTTCACTATGGCCAGCAGTGCTTCGAAGGCCTGAAGGCCTACCGTTGCAAGGACGGTTCGATCAACCTGTTCCGCCCGGACCAGAACGCCGCCCGCATGCAACGCAGCTGCGCGCGCCTGCTGATGCCGCAAGTGTCCACCGAACAGTTCATCGAAGCGTGCAAGGACGTGGTCCGCGCCAACGAGCGTTTCATCCCGCCTTACGGCACCGGCGGCGCGCTGTACCTGCGCCCGTTCGTGATCGGCGTGGGTGACAACATCGGCGTGCGTACCGCACCCGAGTTCATCTTCTCGATCTTCTGCATCCCGGTCGGCGCCTACTTCAAGGGCGGCCTGACCCCGCACAACTTCCTGATCTCCAGCTACGACCGTGCCGCCCCACAAGGCACCGGCGCGGCCAAGGTCGGTGGCAACTACGCCGCCAGCCTGATGCCAGGCTCCCAGGCCAAGAAGGCGCACTTCGCCGACGCCATCTACCTGGACCCGATGACCCACACCAAAATCGAAGAAGTCGGCTCGGCCAACTTCTTCGGGATCACCCACGACAACAAGTTCGTCACCCCGAATTCCCCTTCGGTGTTGCCGGGCATCACCCGTCTGTCGTTGATCGAACTGGCCAAGACCCGTCTGGGCCTGGAAGTGGTTGAAGGTGACGTGTTCATCGACAAGCTGTCCGACTTCAAGGAAGCCGGTGCATGCGGTACTGCTGCCGTTATCACCCCGATCGGTGGCATCAGCTACAAAGACAAGCTGCACGTGTTCCACAGCGAAACCGAAGTCGGCCCGGTCACCCAGAAGCTCTACAAAGAGCTGACCGGTGTACAGACCGGCGACATCGAGGCGCCAGCAGGCTGGATCGTCAAGGTTTGA